A single region of the Gemmatimonadota bacterium genome encodes:
- a CDS encoding JAB domain-containing protein has protein sequence MTDLQGVTPIRDWPEDEKPRERLLKYGIHTLSDTELIALLLRTGNGAGGRDVIEISRELLQHFGGLRHLATRELSELCQVSGVGPVKAAQIASAIEIGRRLEAQDMDKKSFISSTDVARYFMPRLRDLRKEIFMVLMLDARNCLIRGVTVSVGSLTASIVHPREVFKPAILDSAASVIFVHNHPSGDPTPSQDDLKITAQLVDAGQMIDIKVLDHIIIGRKSFTSLAGKGLI, from the coding sequence ATGACCGATTTACAGGGAGTAACACCGATCAGGGACTGGCCGGAAGACGAGAAGCCCAGGGAGCGCCTGCTCAAATACGGCATACACACGCTGTCGGACACGGAATTGATCGCGCTGCTGCTGCGCACGGGAAACGGCGCGGGCGGCAGGGACGTCATTGAGATCTCACGGGAACTCCTGCAGCACTTCGGCGGCCTGCGCCACCTCGCCACCCGGGAACTGAGCGAGTTGTGCCAGGTTTCGGGCGTGGGACCCGTCAAGGCCGCCCAGATCGCCTCCGCCATCGAAATCGGCCGTCGGCTCGAAGCCCAGGACATGGATAAGAAGTCCTTCATTTCGAGCACGGACGTGGCGCGCTACTTCATGCCGCGGCTTAGGGACCTGCGCAAGGAAATCTTCATGGTCCTGATGCTCGACGCGCGCAACTGCCTGATCCGCGGCGTGACCGTATCGGTGGGTAGCCTTACGGCGAGCATCGTCCATCCCCGCGAAGTGTTCAAACCCGCCATCCTCGATTCGGCCGCCTCGGTGATTTTCGTGCACAACCATCCCAGCGGCGACCCCACGCCGAGCCAGGACGACCTCAAGATCACGGCCCAGCTCGTCGACGCGGGCCAGATGATCGACATCAAGGTGCTTGATCACATCATCATCGGCCGAAAGTCCTTTACCAGCCTGGCCGGCAAGGGTTTAATTTAG
- a CDS encoding slipin family protein, with protein sequence MFFDGFQLSTIVIILIVIILFTNAVKILREYERGVIFRLGRLSKALIGKNGPGIIILIPGIDKMEKVSLRTVTKDVPAQDVITRDNVSIKVNAVIYFRVLDPERAITEVEDFLQATHQLAQTSLRSVLGQVELDDLLSNRDKINEDLQILLDQQTEPWGIKVSMVVIKNVDLPIEMQRAMAKQAEAERERRAKVINALGEQQAAEKLSEAAHVMGTHPVAVQLRYLQTLSVVAAENNSTTLFPVPIDLFKPFVDAMKPAVTGGPANPGSGAAETNPGAAERQDEEAS encoded by the coding sequence ATGTTCTTTGACGGATTTCAGCTGTCGACGATCGTCATCATCCTGATCGTCATCATTCTCTTCACCAACGCGGTCAAGATACTCCGCGAATACGAGCGGGGTGTGATATTCCGGCTGGGCCGGCTTTCCAAGGCCCTCATCGGGAAGAACGGACCGGGTATCATTATCCTGATCCCTGGTATCGATAAAATGGAAAAGGTCAGCCTGCGCACCGTGACCAAGGACGTGCCGGCCCAGGACGTGATTACCCGGGACAACGTGTCCATCAAGGTCAACGCGGTGATCTACTTCCGGGTCCTCGATCCCGAACGGGCGATCACCGAGGTGGAGGATTTCCTGCAGGCGACCCACCAGCTAGCCCAGACCTCGTTGCGGAGCGTACTCGGGCAGGTGGAACTGGACGACCTGCTGTCCAACCGGGACAAGATCAACGAGGACCTGCAGATCCTGCTGGACCAGCAGACCGAACCCTGGGGCATCAAGGTGTCCATGGTCGTCATCAAGAACGTCGACCTGCCCATCGAGATGCAGCGGGCCATGGCCAAGCAGGCGGAAGCGGAGCGGGAACGCCGGGCCAAGGTCATCAACGCCCTGGGAGAGCAGCAGGCCGCAGAGAAACTCTCCGAGGCCGCCCACGTCATGGGCACCCATCCCGTCGCCGTGCAGTTGCGATACCTCCAGACCCTTTCGGTCGTGGCGGCGGAGAACAACTCCACCACGCTGTTCCCCGTCCCCATCGACCTTTTCAAGCCTTTCGTGGACGCGATGAAACCGGCGGTCACGGGCGGTCCGGCGAATCCGGGTTCCGGCGCGGCGGAGACGAATCCCGGCGCGGCGGAGCGTCAGGACGAGGAGGCTTCATAA
- a CDS encoding M81 family metallopeptidase → MRVVTGIIAHETSTFTTVETTRRNYQERYGGLRGSEILKAFRGANKPTGGFIEGAEAHGFELIPTIVAEPHPSGPTPRALLDEIVDEMLDGFRGADPIDGVLLELHGAMVAEGIDDGEGYILSAVRDLVGDVPVVGQLDIHSNMTPLMIEQADVLIGRESYPEVDMAPRGRECADVLVRILREGLRPTMALHQIPMVWGMNQVTAHSPMKEAIDYLHEIESRPGVVCGSIATCFPLADIPHMGASVYIVTDDDREMAQRYADELGAWLYDRRADWHYHMPSTKETLERVHAEDHFPVVLADRNDNTGGGSPGDSTAMLRTFIDAGLEDACVLYMVDPQAVDRCMDAGVGATVTLDVGGKSTPLQGEPVTMTAEVLALSDGRFRYHGPMLAGLEGTMGPSAHIRQEGVHVILVNEREQPFDTAFSESLGLDPREMRYIGVKSSAHFRAGFEPWAGAIHVVTEPGVHDAGVVTYHRLGRKLYPLDGAQR, encoded by the coding sequence ATGCGCGTCGTAACCGGAATCATCGCCCACGAGACGAGCACGTTCACGACCGTCGAAACCACCCGTAGGAACTACCAGGAACGGTACGGCGGCCTGCGGGGCAGCGAGATCCTAAAGGCGTTCAGGGGCGCGAACAAGCCCACGGGCGGCTTCATCGAAGGCGCGGAAGCACACGGGTTCGAATTGATCCCCACGATCGTGGCCGAACCCCATCCGAGCGGTCCCACGCCGCGGGCGCTTTTAGACGAGATCGTCGACGAGATGCTGGACGGTTTTCGCGGCGCGGATCCCATAGACGGCGTGCTGCTCGAACTGCACGGCGCCATGGTGGCCGAAGGCATCGACGATGGTGAAGGATACATCCTCTCCGCCGTCCGGGACCTCGTCGGGGACGTGCCCGTCGTAGGGCAGCTCGACATCCACTCCAACATGACGCCGCTGATGATCGAGCAGGCCGACGTGCTGATCGGCCGGGAATCCTACCCGGAGGTGGACATGGCGCCCCGGGGGCGGGAATGTGCCGACGTGCTCGTCCGGATCCTGAGGGAGGGCTTGCGGCCAACCATGGCGCTGCACCAGATCCCCATGGTCTGGGGCATGAACCAGGTGACCGCTCATTCGCCCATGAAGGAGGCGATCGACTACCTCCATGAAATCGAATCGAGGCCCGGGGTCGTCTGCGGATCGATCGCCACCTGTTTCCCGCTGGCGGATATACCCCACATGGGGGCGTCCGTGTACATCGTGACGGACGACGACCGGGAGATGGCCCAGCGTTACGCAGACGAACTGGGCGCCTGGCTGTACGACCGGCGGGCCGACTGGCACTACCACATGCCGTCGACGAAGGAGACGCTGGAACGGGTCCACGCGGAGGACCATTTCCCCGTCGTGCTGGCGGACCGCAACGACAACACGGGCGGCGGGTCGCCGGGAGACAGCACCGCCATGCTGCGCACGTTCATCGACGCCGGACTCGAAGACGCCTGCGTCCTGTACATGGTCGACCCGCAGGCGGTGGACCGGTGCATGGACGCCGGTGTGGGCGCGACGGTTACGCTGGACGTCGGGGGGAAATCCACGCCGTTGCAGGGCGAGCCGGTGACCATGACGGCGGAGGTGCTGGCCCTGTCGGACGGCAGGTTCCGTTACCACGGCCCCATGCTCGCGGGCCTGGAGGGTACGATGGGACCATCGGCTCATATCCGGCAGGAAGGTGTACACGTCATCCTCGTGAACGAGCGCGAACAACCCTTCGATACGGCGTTTTCGGAATCTCTCGGCCTGGACCCCAGGGAAATGCGTTACATCGGCGTCAAGTCATCGGCCCACTTCCGGGCAGGTTTCGAACCGTGGGCGGGCGCGATCCACGTGGTCACTGAACCGGGCGTCCATGACGCCGGCGTGGTCACCTATCACCGCCTCGGCAGAAAACTCTATCCGCTGGACGGCGCGCAGAGATAG
- a CDS encoding glucose 1-dehydrogenase encodes MNTCLASDFRSGYIPFRKAPDRLPGKTEDHLKLESRVAIVTGGSSGIGRGISIELAREGARVVVCDLVERPKPGKYHDQDVTTPTVSALKEMGSDGLFVQADVSDETAVNRLVDRTLEAFGGLDILVNNAGIFALGDSQTTPVETWDRIMGVNLRALFLTTRAAVPHLKASRSGRIINIASVHAFHGGGGPAYAPAKAGVVNLTRDTAVELASLGITANTICPGYIETPIQDYLTEDQVAEALEKTPLPRLGLPKDIGRACVFFASDDAEWITGTALPVDGGWLAPIW; translated from the coding sequence ATGAACACTTGCCTTGCCTCGGATTTTCGATCTGGTTACATTCCTTTCAGAAAGGCTCCAGATCGCTTACCAGGAAAAACAGAGGACCACTTGAAACTCGAAAGTCGGGTCGCTATCGTCACGGGCGGCAGTTCCGGTATTGGCCGGGGTATATCCATCGAACTGGCCAGGGAAGGAGCCCGCGTCGTGGTGTGCGACCTCGTCGAGCGTCCGAAGCCGGGCAAGTACCATGACCAGGACGTGACGACGCCGACTGTGTCGGCATTGAAAGAGATGGGTTCCGACGGCCTCTTCGTGCAGGCCGACGTATCGGACGAAACGGCCGTCAACCGACTGGTTGATCGGACACTGGAAGCCTTCGGCGGACTGGACATCCTGGTCAACAACGCGGGCATTTTCGCCCTCGGAGACAGCCAGACGACCCCGGTCGAGACGTGGGACCGCATCATGGGCGTGAACCTGCGCGCCCTGTTCCTGACTACGCGTGCCGCTGTGCCGCACCTGAAGGCATCCCGTTCGGGACGGATCATCAACATCGCTTCCGTGCACGCCTTTCACGGCGGCGGCGGTCCGGCGTACGCGCCGGCCAAGGCCGGTGTCGTCAACCTCACGCGGGACACGGCGGTCGAACTGGCGTCGCTCGGCATAACCGCCAATACGATCTGCCCGGGCTATATCGAGACGCCCATCCAGGACTACCTGACCGAGGACCAGGTCGCCGAGGCGCTGGAGAAGACCCCTCTGCCTCGGCTGGGCCTGCCGAAGGACATCGGCCGGGCCTGCGTGTTCTTCGCGTCGGACGACGCCGAGTGGATCACCGGAACGGCCCTTCCCGTCGACGGCGGCTGGCTGGCCCCGATCTGGTAG
- a CDS encoding nodulation protein NfeD — protein sequence MNPIRTFKRLLLACGLACGLAWPGADAVASRVDVIRLIGPIGPVSVQHVSAAIERAEDDRSECLVILLDTPGGLLQSTQMMIKDMLASNVPVVVYVSPSGAGAGSAGVFITMSAHVAAMAPGTSIGAASPVGIGGAVADSTMQEKVENFSVSYIRSIAEKHGRNADWAEQAVRKAEALTDREAVEQNVVDLSVATLDSLLMRIDGTVVEVREGSRVLRTKDAEVSIREMSWHHRVLNVLSNPNIAYLLMMLGFYGLIYEFINPGAIFPGVVGGMCIVIGLFALQTLPINYAGLLLLLLGLGLFVSELFVASGGLLTLGGAVSFTIGSMMLIDSPDPYLRISLYAIIPAVLATAAFTLFALGYALKAQKRRTTTGSQGLIGETGRAHTAVDSRNGKVFVHGEYWFATSETPVEPDTPVRVVEVNGLRLKVESLESGADVT from the coding sequence ATGAACCCGATAAGAACGTTCAAACGCCTCCTGCTGGCCTGCGGACTGGCCTGCGGGCTGGCCTGGCCGGGCGCGGACGCCGTGGCATCCCGGGTCGACGTCATCAGGCTGATCGGCCCGATCGGTCCGGTCAGCGTCCAGCACGTGTCCGCCGCGATCGAACGGGCGGAAGACGACCGGTCGGAATGCCTGGTGATCCTGCTCGACACTCCCGGCGGGCTGCTCCAGTCCACCCAGATGATGATAAAGGACATGCTCGCGTCCAACGTGCCCGTCGTGGTCTACGTGTCGCCCAGCGGCGCGGGCGCCGGATCGGCGGGCGTGTTTATCACCATGAGCGCCCACGTCGCCGCCATGGCCCCGGGCACGAGCATCGGCGCGGCCAGCCCCGTGGGCATCGGCGGCGCGGTCGCGGACTCGACCATGCAGGAGAAGGTCGAGAACTTCTCCGTGAGTTATATCCGGTCCATCGCCGAGAAGCACGGCCGTAACGCGGACTGGGCGGAACAGGCGGTGCGGAAGGCCGAGGCCCTGACCGACCGGGAAGCCGTGGAGCAGAACGTCGTGGACCTCAGCGTCGCCACGCTGGACTCGCTGCTCATGCGGATCGACGGCACCGTGGTCGAAGTCCGCGAAGGCAGCCGGGTATTGCGCACGAAGGACGCCGAGGTGAGCATACGTGAAATGAGCTGGCATCACCGGGTACTGAACGTGCTCTCCAATCCCAATATTGCCTATCTCCTGATGATGCTCGGGTTCTACGGGCTCATCTACGAGTTCATCAATCCCGGGGCCATCTTCCCCGGTGTCGTGGGCGGCATGTGCATTGTCATCGGGCTTTTCGCCCTGCAGACGCTGCCCATCAACTACGCGGGGCTTCTGCTGCTCCTGCTTGGATTGGGATTGTTCGTCTCCGAACTGTTCGTGGCCAGCGGGGGCCTGCTGACTCTCGGCGGCGCCGTTTCGTTCACGATCGGTTCGATGATGCTCATCGATTCGCCCGATCCCTATCTCCGCATTTCCCTGTATGCCATCATTCCGGCCGTGCTCGCGACCGCGGCCTTCACGCTCTTCGCGTTGGGCTATGCGCTGAAGGCCCAGAAGCGGCGCACGACCACGGGCAGCCAGGGACTGATCGGCGAGACGGGCCGCGCGCACACGGCCGTGGACAGCCGGAACGGCAAAGTATTCGTCCACGGCGAATACTGGTTCGCCACGAGCGAAACGCCTGTCGAGCCCGATACGCCGGTTCGGGTGGTGGAGGTCAATGGTCTGCGACTCAAGGTGGAAAGCCTGGAATCAGGAGCGGACGTAACGTAA
- a CDS encoding peptide chain release factor 2 has protein sequence MSGGAFDIENRQAETARLEGVTGEPDFWNNQARAQAISRQISDHKKIIDGWNEMGSQAEDLETLFEMAVEEDDRDAFDEIEEGVRSLQGLLEAATLQSMLSAPDDTKNAIVSIHPGAGGTESQDWAEMLMRMYLRWMESRDYAFDTLDLQPGEEAGIKSVSIEVTGEYAYGYLKAEAGVHRLVRISPFDSNHRRHTSFASVSVLPEIDDPGDIDLNETDLEIDVYRASGAGGQHVNKTSSAVRITHRPSGIVVQCQSERSQHRNRESAMKVLMSRLYQQRQDEIREKRERLEGDKKDIAWGSQIRSYVFHPYTMVKDHRTGTEVGNIQSVMNGGIDAFIEAYLRSGDSAKSD, from the coding sequence ATCTCTGGAGGGGCCTTTGACATAGAGAACCGGCAGGCGGAGACGGCCCGGCTCGAAGGCGTCACGGGCGAACCGGACTTCTGGAACAACCAGGCCAGGGCCCAGGCGATCAGCCGGCAGATCAGCGATCACAAGAAGATCATCGATGGCTGGAACGAGATGGGCAGCCAGGCCGAGGACCTGGAGACCCTGTTTGAAATGGCCGTAGAAGAAGACGACCGGGACGCTTTCGACGAGATAGAAGAAGGGGTCCGGTCGCTGCAGGGCCTCCTTGAGGCGGCGACGCTGCAGAGCATGCTGTCGGCCCCCGACGACACGAAGAACGCCATCGTTTCCATTCACCCGGGGGCGGGCGGTACCGAGTCCCAGGACTGGGCGGAAATGCTCATGCGCATGTACCTGCGCTGGATGGAATCACGGGACTACGCCTTCGACACCCTGGACCTGCAGCCGGGTGAGGAAGCCGGCATCAAGAGCGTATCCATCGAAGTCACGGGCGAATACGCCTACGGGTACCTCAAGGCGGAAGCCGGGGTCCACCGCCTCGTGCGCATCTCCCCCTTCGATTCGAACCACCGGCGGCACACCTCCTTCGCCTCGGTTTCCGTGCTACCTGAAATCGACGATCCGGGCGATATCGATTTAAACGAGACGGACCTGGAGATCGACGTCTACCGGGCGAGCGGCGCCGGAGGCCAGCACGTGAACAAGACCTCTTCGGCCGTGCGCATCACCCACCGGCCTTCCGGCATCGTCGTGCAGTGCCAGTCGGAGCGGTCCCAGCACCGCAACCGGGAAAGCGCCATGAAAGTGCTCATGTCCCGCCTCTACCAGCAGCGGCAGGATGAGATCCGGGAGAAAAGGGAACGTCTCGAAGGCGACAAGAAGGACATCGCGTGGGGCAGCCAGATCCGTTCCTACGTTTTCCACCCCTACACCATGGTCAAGGACCACCGGACCGGAACGGAAGTCGGCAATATCCAGTCCGTGATGAACGGCGGGATCGATGCCTTCATCGAGGCCTACCTCCGCAGTGGAGACTCCGCGAAAAGCGACTGA
- a CDS encoding Gfo/Idh/MocA family oxidoreductase has protein sequence MESSENDRIRIGFVGAGFMGQLVHLPNFTEMAGCEVVALADRRPRLARLVADRFGVARTCDSHEELCADPAIDAIVQITSDDAHAPVSIDALNAGKHVYLEKPMATNLSDARRMVEAAQRNERQLMVGYMKRFDTGVELARSIIEELTSSGELGAITHARGHCFAGDWVCNAGTPIRTDETYPEIEPRPPAWLAQERVREIYSLNNLYCHNINLMRHLLGEVRALKYAALDSLTKLMIFAMDGFDAVLELGRLSANFWDEGVKVYFEDGWVEVLTPPPLLRNVPARVSVYRAGDIQEHAQPQAPRDWAFRRANAHFLDCIRSGDPVRSTGADSIRDQELLEEAFRRF, from the coding sequence GTGGAATCATCAGAAAACGACCGCATCAGGATCGGCTTCGTGGGTGCGGGATTCATGGGACAACTGGTCCACCTGCCAAATTTCACGGAGATGGCCGGTTGCGAGGTGGTCGCCCTGGCCGACCGCAGGCCCCGGCTCGCGCGGTTGGTGGCAGACCGTTTCGGGGTCGCAAGGACCTGCGACTCCCACGAGGAGCTTTGCGCCGACCCCGCGATAGACGCCATCGTGCAGATTACCTCCGACGACGCCCACGCACCCGTTTCCATCGACGCGTTGAACGCGGGCAAGCACGTCTACCTCGAGAAGCCCATGGCGACCAACCTGTCCGATGCCCGCCGCATGGTCGAGGCCGCCCAGCGCAACGAACGCCAGCTAATGGTCGGGTACATGAAACGGTTCGATACCGGAGTCGAACTGGCCCGCTCGATCATCGAAGAACTGACCTCATCCGGCGAACTCGGGGCGATCACCCACGCGAGAGGCCATTGCTTTGCCGGAGACTGGGTCTGCAACGCCGGGACGCCGATCCGAACGGACGAGACCTACCCGGAAATCGAACCCCGGCCTCCGGCGTGGCTGGCGCAGGAACGCGTCCGTGAGATCTACAGTTTAAACAACCTGTATTGCCACAACATCAATCTGATGCGCCACCTGCTGGGCGAGGTCCGGGCACTGAAATACGCGGCCCTCGACAGTCTGACCAAATTGATGATCTTCGCCATGGACGGCTTCGACGCGGTGCTGGAACTGGGACGGCTGTCGGCGAATTTCTGGGACGAGGGCGTCAAGGTGTATTTCGAAGACGGATGGGTGGAGGTCCTAACGCCGCCCCCGCTGCTCAGGAACGTGCCGGCCCGGGTCTCCGTCTACCGGGCGGGCGACATACAGGAGCACGCCCAGCCGCAGGCGCCGAGAGACTGGGCGTTTCGCCGGGCGAACGCCCACTTCCTGGACTGTATACGGTCCGGCGATCCGGTCCGTTCCACCGGTGCGGACTCCATCCGCGACCAGGAACTGCTGGAAGAAGCCTTCAGGCGGTTTTAG
- a CDS encoding DUF423 domain-containing protein: MEKLFAIAGGISALLGVVAGAFGAHGLKNRISPEMLEIFETAVRYQMYHAFGLLFAAWAVSRWPGAIQPAAGWSFIAGTVLFSGSLYVLSLTGIRWLGAVTPLGGVAFIVGWLLLVYGIYRA, translated from the coding sequence ATGGAAAAACTTTTTGCCATAGCCGGCGGTATCTCGGCGCTCCTGGGCGTGGTCGCCGGGGCCTTCGGCGCCCATGGACTGAAGAATCGGATCTCGCCGGAGATGCTGGAGATCTTCGAGACCGCCGTCCGGTACCAGATGTATCACGCCTTCGGCCTGCTCTTCGCGGCCTGGGCGGTCTCCCGCTGGCCGGGTGCGATCCAGCCGGCGGCGGGATGGTCGTTCATCGCGGGCACGGTGCTGTTCTCCGGCAGCCTGTACGTATTGAGTCTCACGGGCATCCGGTGGCTGGGCGCCGTGACCCCGCTGGGTGGCGTGGCGTTCATCGTCGGCTGGCTTCTCCTGGTCTACGGCATATATCGGGCTTGA